From Gemmatimonadaceae bacterium:
GAGCACCGTGTCCGCGCTCACGTGCGTGGCCGCGAGCGCAGCACCCTGCGACGCCGACGCCCCGGCGATCGGCACGCCCTCTCCTGGCCGGATCACGTTCACGCACACGAGGCCGACGACGAGCGCCAGCGTCGTCACGACTTCGAAGTACACGATCGACCGTAGCGCCAAGCGGCCGACGCGCTTGAGATCGTCGCCGTGCCCTGCGATGCCGACCACCAGCATGCCGAAGATCAAGGGCGCGATGAGCGCCTTGATCATCCGCAGGAAAATGGTCGACAGAATCTGCAGGTGGACGGCAAACCCGGGCGTGAACCAGCCGAGCAGCGTGCCCGCGACCATCGAGAACACGATCCATTGCGTCAGCGAGACGCGGCGCAATCGGCGCCAGATCGTGCCCGGTGCGGTCACGCGCCCGTGGTCGTGGACTCGCCGGCCGGCGCCGCCGCCATGCCTAACGATCTGCGGCGCAGCGCCGAGTGGCGATACCCATAGAAGAAGTAGAACACGAGGCCGAGGATCAGCCACGCCACGAACCGCGCCCACGTAATGGCCGGCAGCTGGAACATGAGGTACGCACACGCGGCGATCGAGATGAAAGGCGTGATCGGCACCCAGGGAACGCGGAACGGCCGCGGCCGCTCGGGCTCGAGACGCCGCAGCAGAACCACGCCGGCCGACACGAGCACGAACGCGAACAGCGTTCCGATATTCGTCAGATCGACCACCTCGGAAATGTTCGCGAACGCCGAGAACGTCGCCACGAACACGCCGGTCAGGATCGTGCCGACGTACGGCGTCTTGTATTTGGGATGCACCTTCGCCATGACCGGCGGCAGCAGGCCGTCCCGCGCCATCGAGAAGAAAATGCGCGGCTGGCCGAGCTGGAACACCAGCAGCACGCTGCCCATGGCGATCACCGCGCCCAACGCGATGATGAAGCGCGACGCGTTGAGCAAGCCCCGCGGCCCGGACGCGTACTGCAGCGCGGTGATCATCGGCTCGGGCGTGCCTAACAGCTTCCAGGGCGCCACGCCCGTCATCACGATCGAAATCGCAATGTAGAGCACCGTACACACGACGAGGCTCATCACGATCCCGAACGGCATGTCCTTGGCGGGATTCTTCGCCTCCTCGGCCGCGGTCGAGACCGCGTCGAACCCGATGTAGCTGAAGAAAATGATCGCCGCCGCCGCGCTGATGCCGGCGAATCCGTTGGGCGCGAAGCCGCCGCTCGCCTTGTCCGTCCAGTTGTGCGGCTTGATCAGGAAAAGGCCGACCGCGATGAAGAAGAGGATGATGCCGATCTTGAGCAGCACCATCGCGTTGTTCGTGTCGGCCGACTCCTTGATGCCGATCACGAGAATCACCGTGATCACCGCAACGACCGCGACCGCGGGCAGATTGACGATGAACGGCAGCCCGAACAGGTGCGGCGCATTCGTCCACGCCGAGGCCATGTACCGCGTCACCGGGTCGTTAGGCATCGACGACAGCATCCGGAACGCGTCGTGCGCCGTCCGGTAGTCCGTGGCCAGCCACGCCGGCAGATCCAGGCCGAAGTGGTTGATCAGCTCGCGAAAATATCCCGCCCACCCGATCGCGACGCCGATGTTGCCGACCGCGTACTCGATGATGAGGTCCCAGCCGATGATCCAGGCGACGAACTCGCCGATCGAAGCGTACGCGTACGTGTACGCCGATCCCGAAATCGGCACCATCGCCGCGAACTCGGCGTAGCACAGCGCCGCGAATCCGCACGCGACCGCGGTGAGCAGGAACGAAAATACGATCGCCGGACCCGCCCCGGGACGGGACGGGTCGCCGACGATGGCGGTGCCGGTCGTGGCGAAAATCCCGGCGCCGATCGTGGCCCCCACGCCTAACGCCGTGAGGTGCCACTTGTTGAGCGATCGCTTGAGCCCGCCGCGCCGCTCGGCGTCCGCCTCGCACTCGGCGAGCGACTTCCGCAGGAAGAGGGACG
This genomic window contains:
- a CDS encoding amino acid permease, encoding MASSLFLRKSLAECEADAERRGGLKRSLNKWHLTALGVGATIGAGIFATTGTAIVGDPSRPGAGPAIVFSFLLTAVACGFAALCYAEFAAMVPISGSAYTYAYASIGEFVAWIIGWDLIIEYAVGNIGVAIGWAGYFRELINHFGLDLPAWLATDYRTAHDAFRMLSSMPNDPVTRYMASAWTNAPHLFGLPFIVNLPAVAVVAVITVILVIGIKESADTNNAMVLLKIGIILFFIAVGLFLIKPHNWTDKASGGFAPNGFAGISAAAAIIFFSYIGFDAVSTAAEEAKNPAKDMPFGIVMSLVVCTVLYIAISIVMTGVAPWKLLGTPEPMITALQYASGPRGLLNASRFIIALGAVIAMGSVLLVFQLGQPRIFFSMARDGLLPPVMAKVHPKYKTPYVGTILTGVFVATFSAFANISEVVDLTNIGTLFAFVLVSAGVVLLRRLEPERPRPFRVPWVPITPFISIAACAYLMFQLPAITWARFVAWLILGLVFYFFYGYRHSALRRRSLGMAAAPAGESTTTGA